In Haematospirillum jordaniae, a single window of DNA contains:
- a CDS encoding type II toxin-antitoxin system HicA family toxin — translation MFETNSRKLIKLLEAHGFELVGTTGSHHKFKCEDRTVTVPHPKKDLPIGTVRQIYRQAGLL, via the coding sequence GTGTTTGAGACAAACAGCCGAAAACTGATCAAGCTTCTGGAGGCCCATGGCTTTGAACTGGTCGGAACTACCGGATCCCATCACAAGTTCAAATGCGAGGACCGGACTGTCACAGTACCGCATCCCAAAAAGGACCTTCCGATTGGTACAGTGCGTCAGATTTATCGGCAGGCCGGTTTACTT